The Thamnophis elegans isolate rThaEle1 chromosome Z, rThaEle1.pri, whole genome shotgun sequence genome contains a region encoding:
- the LOC116521585 gene encoding LOW QUALITY PROTEIN: 60S ribosomal protein L32-like (The sequence of the model RefSeq protein was modified relative to this genomic sequence to represent the inferred CDS: inserted 1 base in 1 codon): MLLVLKKRTKKFIGHQSDCYVKIKHNWHKSRSIDNRVRRRFKGQMLMPNIGYRSNKKTEHMLSLGFQKFLVHNVNKLEVLKMSNKSFCTEIAHNILSNNRMIIXGAQLAINVTSTNARLRSEENE; the protein is encoded by the exons GTCCTCAAAAAGAGGACCAAGAAGTTCATTGGTCATCAATCTGATTGCTATGTCAAAATCAAGCATAACTGGCACAAATCAAGAAGTATTGACAACAGAGTTCGCAGAAGATTTAAAGGCCAGATGTTGATGCCCAATATTGGCTATAGGAGCAATAAGAAAACAGAACACATGTTGTCCTTGGGATTCCAGAAGTTTCTTGTTCATAATGTCAATAAACTGGAGGTGCTAAAGATGAGCAACAAGTCATTTTGCACAGAAATTGCTCATAACATTTTATCAAATAACAGGATGATAA GGGGAGCTCAACTTGCTATCAATGTTACCAGTACAAATGCCAGACTGCGCAGTGAAGAAAATGAATAG